In Bacteroidota bacterium, a single genomic region encodes these proteins:
- a CDS encoding ATP-binding protein has product MINRYIADDISSRFFNGKAILIYGARQTGKSTLVELMLKNRSEKVLRINGDDTDDKALLGRASKSMLKSLVAGYDILFIDEAQKINDIGNIIKIFTDQIKEVQVIATGSSSFELLGKSSESLTGRKYEYTLYPFMFSELVEHHGLPAEMALLEKRLIYGSYPEVAVNQADAMEIIKLISGSYLYKDILMIDKIRNSNLIETLLKALTLQAGSEVSFSELSRLTGADRGTIEKYIKILEDAFIIFRLSGFSRNVRTELRKSKKFYFWDNGVRNAIIGNFNPLESRSDTGALWENYIVAERLKLLRSKKELVFTYFWRTTLQQEIDLIEERQGNFSAFEMKFNPKQKGLISQTFLDNYKISETAIVNRENYQGFLYPERFKEG; this is encoded by the coding sequence ATGATAAACCGTTATATAGCTGACGACATTTCCAGCCGTTTCTTCAATGGCAAGGCAATTCTGATCTATGGCGCAAGGCAAACCGGCAAAAGTACACTGGTTGAATTAATGTTGAAAAACCGTAGTGAAAAAGTACTGAGAATAAACGGTGATGACACAGATGACAAAGCCCTGCTGGGAAGGGCTTCAAAGTCGATGCTAAAGTCGCTTGTTGCCGGATATGACATCCTGTTTATCGACGAGGCTCAGAAAATAAACGACATCGGGAATATAATAAAAATATTTACTGACCAGATAAAAGAAGTCCAGGTAATCGCGACAGGTTCATCCTCATTCGAACTTTTGGGTAAATCTTCTGAAAGCCTGACCGGCAGAAAATATGAATACACACTCTATCCTTTTATGTTCTCAGAACTTGTTGAGCATCATGGATTGCCCGCTGAAATGGCATTGCTAGAAAAACGGTTAATCTATGGATCATATCCCGAGGTTGCTGTAAATCAGGCTGACGCAATGGAAATAATCAAATTAATCTCCGGAAGTTATCTCTACAAAGACATTCTGATGATTGACAAGATTAGAAATTCAAATTTAATCGAAACTTTATTGAAGGCACTTACTCTTCAGGCAGGAAGTGAAGTTTCATTCAGTGAACTCTCCAGACTGACCGGTGCGGATAGAGGGACCATTGAGAAATACATCAAAATTCTTGAGGATGCTTTCATTATTTTTAGGCTCTCCGGATTCAGTCGAAATGTCAGAACAGAACTCAGAAAGAGTAAAAAATTCTATTTTTGGGACAACGGGGTCCGAAATGCAATAATTGGAAATTTCAACCCTCTTGAATCAAGAAGTGACACCGGAGCACTTTGGGAAAACTATATCGTCGCTGAAAGGTTGAAACTTCTACGATCGAAAAAAGAACTTGTATTCACTTACTTTTGGAGAACAACACTCCAGCAGGAAATCGATTTGATAGAAGAAAGACAAGGAAACTTTTCAGCTTTCGAAATGAAATTTAATCCCAAACAAAAAGGACTGATTTCACAAACCTTTCTCGATAACTATAAAATCTCCGAAACTGCGATTGTGAACAGAGAAAATTATCAGGGATTTCTCTATCCTGAGAGGTTTAAGGAGGGGTGA
- a CDS encoding methyltransferase domain-containing protein has product MSNEDKSIHDFDFNLICEYFSNIERQGPGSPEATLKALSFIENLNKDSRIADIGCGTGGQTMTLAQNCTGNITGIDLFPAFVEIFNSNAEKLNLQDRVKGIAGSMENLPFDENELDLIWSEGAIYNIGFERGENEWKKFLKQGGYLAVTEACWFTESRPEEIDRYWQAAYPEIDTISNKVNVMQKAGYVPVAVFTLHENCWLDNFYDPQSVIQEEFLKKHPGNLNAKNLVDEMKHEVEMYNKYKEFYGYAFFIGRKI; this is encoded by the coding sequence ATGAGTAACGAAGATAAATCCATACACGATTTCGACTTTAATTTGATCTGTGAATACTTTTCAAATATAGAGAGACAGGGACCCGGAAGTCCTGAAGCTACACTTAAAGCCCTTAGCTTCATAGAGAATCTTAATAAAGATTCCAGGATTGCGGATATCGGTTGTGGAACGGGGGGACAAACAATGACCCTGGCTCAGAACTGTACCGGGAATATTACCGGTATCGATCTTTTCCCCGCATTTGTGGAAATTTTTAATTCGAATGCTGAGAAGCTGAATTTGCAGGATCGGGTAAAAGGAATCGCCGGTTCGATGGAAAATCTTCCATTCGATGAGAATGAACTCGACCTGATCTGGTCAGAGGGTGCAATCTACAACATTGGCTTCGAAAGAGGAGAGAACGAGTGGAAAAAGTTTTTGAAACAGGGAGGATATCTTGCTGTTACGGAAGCCTGCTGGTTTACTGAATCAAGACCGGAAGAGATTGACAGATACTGGCAAGCTGCATACCCGGAAATTGACACCATTTCCAATAAAGTTAATGTAATGCAAAAAGCCGGATATGTTCCTGTTGCAGTATTCACACTTCACGAAAACTGCTGGTTGGATAATTTTTACGATCCTCAAAGTGTTATTCAGGAGGAATTCCTTAAAAAACATCCTGGTAACCTGAATGCTAAAAACCTGGTTGATGAAATGAAGCACGAAGTGGAGATGTATAACAAATACAAAGAATTCTATGGTTATGCATTTTTTATCGGGAGGAAGATTTAA
- a CDS encoding Ig-like domain-containing protein codes for MKTSIKFFLYSLSIPVLLVLTGCTEMSSDLHDSLTNSSSNFTVSPTDNQAGVPVDQKIEIRFSEPVDPLLVESNLHLISELEFADSNCRFDSLMNHSNMGMAMMDTMKMNHMSQFHSAGGRFTWSDGNKLCTFTPDSLLKPNTNYMIHIGRGMMQSGNMGGMGNMGGHGGSVQQGQMMLHFKTR; via the coding sequence ATGAAAACCTCAATAAAATTCTTTTTATATTCATTAAGTATTCCGGTTCTCCTGGTTCTGACGGGATGCACAGAAATGAGTTCTGATCTCCACGATTCTCTCACGAATTCATCTTCAAATTTTACGGTTTCTCCAACTGATAATCAAGCAGGTGTCCCCGTAGATCAGAAGATTGAAATACGGTTCTCAGAGCCCGTTGACCCCCTCTTGGTGGAAAGTAATCTCCATCTCATTTCAGAGCTCGAATTTGCTGATTCAAATTGTCGTTTTGATTCATTGATGAATCATTCAAATATGGGTATGGCGATGATGGATACAATGAAAATGAATCACATGAGTCAGTTTCACTCTGCCGGTGGAAGATTTACCTGGTCTGATGGCAATAAACTGTGCACTTTTACCCCTGATTCATTATTAAAACCAAATACAAACTATATGATACATATTGGTAGAGGCATGATGCAATCAGGAAATATGGGAGGTATGGGGAATATGGGTGGACATGGAGGTTCCGTTCAGCAGGGGCAAATGATGCTCCATTTCAAAACCAGATGA
- a CDS encoding efflux RND transporter periplasmic adaptor subunit, with amino-acid sequence MNGIKYSLQILTLFSFLFIGCSGNENSKDNKNEKPKAKEYWTCTMHPQVRMDGPGACPICGMDLIKKTEEPKEPASSSATDMEKMVSLSGEKQILANVSIVKVLREKLTKEISVYSYLDFAEQSRKVISARFSGRIEKLFVDRTGQYIKKGEPLFEIYSPDLVQAQNDFLIALTGAQQIDNSSLVAAAKNKLELFGMTTAQITEIESTRKIKNLLTYYSPASGTVIEKKVQEGVYVNEGSSIFEIAELSTLWNISEINEKDLGSIRIGATVKLNLKAFPQEEFTGKVTFIYPVVNSKTRTIKIRSEVANKGGKLKPQMYGETVFSTSSGEGLLVPAEALIFSGKRTVVWVKASDGMFEARDVKTGSKYGKKYHVLEGLEENEEVAASGGFLIDSESQLKSGMPSGHQHGETSTPKKEGVVDKSTKKSEEHKNH; translated from the coding sequence ATGAATGGAATTAAATACTCATTACAAATATTAACTTTATTCTCTTTTTTGTTCATTGGCTGTTCCGGGAATGAAAATTCGAAGGACAACAAGAATGAAAAACCAAAAGCAAAAGAATATTGGACATGCACAATGCACCCCCAGGTTAGAATGGACGGGCCCGGTGCCTGCCCTATTTGTGGAATGGATCTAATTAAGAAAACGGAAGAACCGAAGGAACCTGCAAGCTCAAGCGCGACCGACATGGAGAAGATGGTCTCGCTGAGCGGGGAAAAACAAATTTTGGCGAATGTATCCATCGTAAAGGTTTTACGCGAAAAACTCACCAAGGAAATTTCCGTTTATAGTTATCTCGATTTTGCCGAACAAAGCAGAAAAGTAATATCAGCAAGATTTAGCGGCAGAATTGAGAAGCTATTTGTGGATAGAACCGGCCAGTATATAAAAAAAGGTGAACCTCTTTTCGAAATTTACAGCCCCGATCTTGTTCAGGCACAGAATGATTTTCTTATTGCATTAACCGGAGCACAACAGATTGACAACTCTTCTTTGGTTGCTGCTGCCAAAAACAAACTTGAACTTTTCGGTATGACAACGGCACAAATAACTGAAATAGAGTCGACCCGGAAGATTAAAAATTTACTTACTTATTACTCACCGGCAAGTGGAACAGTTATCGAGAAAAAAGTGCAAGAAGGGGTGTATGTCAATGAGGGGTCTTCGATTTTTGAGATTGCAGAACTATCAACCCTTTGGAATATTTCAGAAATAAACGAAAAGGACCTGGGCTCAATCAGGATTGGTGCTACAGTTAAATTAAACTTAAAAGCCTTCCCACAGGAAGAATTCACCGGGAAAGTTACTTTTATTTACCCTGTGGTTAATTCAAAAACCAGGACGATTAAAATCAGAAGTGAAGTTGCAAATAAAGGTGGAAAATTGAAACCTCAAATGTATGGTGAGACTGTTTTTTCAACATCCTCGGGTGAAGGATTGTTGGTGCCGGCTGAAGCATTAATATTCTCAGGTAAAAGAACAGTAGTTTGGGTGAAAGCCTCTGACGGTATGTTTGAGGCTCGTGATGTGAAAACAGGGAGTAAATATGGTAAGAAATACCATGTGTTGGAAGGTTTGGAAGAAAATGAAGAGGTTGCCGCCTCTGGTGGATTCCTCATAGATTCGGAAAGTCAGCTAAAATCAGGTATGCCTTCGGGCCATCAGCACGGAGAAACATCTACCCCAAAAAAAGAAGGTGTAGTGGATAAATCAACCAAAAAATCAGAAGAACACAAAAATCATTAA
- a CDS encoding TolC family protein translates to MQLFNDMLLRYTRPKNLFPFIVLVTVLQSFSTAQSLDSLIEEALLNNPQLKAMQFKIKASEFRAESINNYPAPNASLEFSQVPILNPIFPTQALSINLGFSQMFPLGDKLGAMTEVERRNTKIEGKNFDEYKVNLIGRIKMSYYTLWLIDRKIEVQKKSNKLLSDLMKSMETTLSVNRINQVDLLTIQSEIATNETQVLILEKQKDSENYRLNGLLGRNLDGSMILIPEEVSDIKLTASQVQLEKLLSDLNPTLKKMDNMIEMNRAMIDANERELIPDLMLQGMFMVMPQGMILTSQSDLGMLDSKVEFMYSLMVSINLPFAPWSINKYKAKSQELAAGISSIAFEKSNMQREMGVKLREASVKFSTASELLKLYDKKIIPLTRQTTESQISAYQNNKSTITAVLDSYRMMLMVQMNYYMAMADTQMSLAEIEMMVGGKLTE, encoded by the coding sequence ATGCAATTATTTAATGACATGCTTTTAAGATACACCAGACCTAAGAATTTATTTCCATTCATCGTCCTGGTTACTGTTTTACAATCGTTTTCAACTGCTCAGTCACTTGATTCTTTGATCGAAGAAGCGCTTTTGAATAACCCGCAGTTAAAAGCGATGCAATTCAAAATTAAAGCCTCTGAATTTAGAGCTGAATCGATCAACAATTATCCGGCTCCAAATGCTTCTTTGGAGTTTTCCCAGGTACCAATTTTAAATCCGATTTTCCCGACCCAGGCTCTCTCAATTAATCTAGGGTTTTCGCAGATGTTCCCCTTGGGTGACAAACTTGGTGCCATGACTGAAGTTGAGAGAAGAAATACAAAGATAGAAGGGAAAAATTTTGACGAGTACAAGGTAAATCTTATTGGAAGAATAAAAATGTCATACTATACTTTATGGCTAATTGACCGCAAAATTGAAGTCCAAAAGAAAAGTAACAAGCTCCTTTCTGATTTGATGAAGTCGATGGAGACCACTTTGTCAGTTAACCGGATTAATCAAGTTGACCTGCTGACTATTCAGAGCGAAATAGCCACAAATGAGACACAAGTGCTTATTCTTGAGAAACAGAAAGATTCAGAAAACTACCGGTTGAACGGGTTGCTCGGCAGAAATTTAGATGGATCGATGATTCTAATACCCGAGGAGGTGTCAGATATTAAATTGACTGCCAGCCAAGTCCAGCTTGAAAAGCTGCTTTCCGATTTAAATCCAACTCTAAAAAAAATGGACAACATGATAGAGATGAATCGGGCAATGATTGACGCAAATGAAAGGGAGTTAATTCCTGATCTGATGCTTCAAGGTATGTTTATGGTGATGCCACAAGGAATGATACTGACTTCACAGTCAGATTTAGGTATGCTCGATTCTAAGGTGGAGTTTATGTATTCTTTAATGGTCTCGATCAACCTCCCTTTTGCTCCATGGTCGATTAATAAATACAAGGCGAAATCTCAAGAACTGGCGGCGGGGATAAGCAGTATTGCTTTTGAAAAAAGTAATATGCAGAGGGAAATGGGTGTTAAACTGAGGGAAGCTTCAGTTAAGTTTTCAACTGCATCTGAATTGTTAAAATTGTATGACAAAAAGATTATTCCCCTGACCAGGCAAACCACCGAATCCCAGATATCTGCTTATCAGAACAATAAAAGCACTATAACCGCGGTATTGGATTCTTATCGTATGATGTTAATGGTTCAAATGAATTATTACATGGCAATGGCAGATACCCAAATGTCATTGGCAGAAATTGAGATGATGGTTGGCGGAAAGCTTACGGAATAA
- a CDS encoding CusA/CzcA family heavy metal efflux RND transporter — MIEKIIDWSANNRFIVILIYFVIIGGGIYSVINLPVDAIPDLSENQVIIFTEWMGRSPEIIENQVTYPIVSGLQGLPDVKAVRASSMFGMSFVFVIFKDNVDLYFARNRVLERMNTIQAQLPSGVVPSLGPDGTGVGHVFWYTLKGDNQDLGTLRSIQDWYVRYKLSAVDGVAEVASIGGFVKQYQVDVNPTDLRGYNLTVSDVVNAVQRSNNEVGGKILEVNDAEYFVRGQGYIKTIEDVENTVIRGGPNGIPIMIKDVAKVQLGGDIRRGSLELNGEGQAVGGIIVMRTGENAQKVIERVKEKIKEITPGLPDGVEIVSSYDRSTLIHEAVGTLERALIEASITVAIMVMIFLLHFRSIIRILIELPISILIAFILMYIFDISSNIMSLGGIILAVGVIVDSSIVLVENAYRNLARAISEKGALTKEEYTRISVDSAKQVGRAIFFSELIILVSFLPVFLLTGQEGKMFQPLAFTKSFAMLGSAIVVISLIPVLMTMLMRGNFKPEDKNPTTRFFKRLYEPIIHWVLKHRKITIALNLIALVITIPMILDTGSEFMPPLDEGSILYMPVTLPGASISEVNRILQEQDKIIKAVPEVHHVLGKAGRAETATDNAPLSMIETIILLKPKSEWRPGITKQDIIAELDSKLQIPGVRNGWTQPIINRINMLSTGVRTDVGFKIFGSNLDTLEEYAIKAEQLLKTVDGAADVVAERVQNGYYLDIKVKRDAAARYGVNISDIQDIIETAIGGQNLGVVIENRMRFPIRMRYEKDYRNNIEDIENLIIPVAIAGGMPSQSSGMNLSGGSKGGSSSSGGMSSMGKTSNASVIPSSVEDANNSSLTSNDENSITYMPLAELAEIKTLTGPPMISSEDGMLRSIVFMNTRGRDMGNVMVDAKKVIEENLNLPPGYSYTWSGQYESKVRAQETMEYIMPVVFMIIFLLLYMTLKNYVEAGVVMLSVPFALIGGMYMVYALGYNFSVAVWVGFIALYGIAVETGVVMVIYLHEALDKKLRDYHNGKRGPITKEDIYDATVEGSVLRLRPKLMTVATALVGLVPIMWSTGTGADVMKPLTAPMIGGLLTSAVHVLVVTPILFAMMKEHALEKGKLDISKMAEWMKEAD; from the coding sequence ATGATAGAAAAGATTATTGATTGGTCGGCGAACAATCGTTTTATTGTTATTCTAATCTATTTTGTGATTATTGGAGGTGGAATATATAGCGTCATAAACCTTCCAGTGGATGCAATTCCCGATCTTTCAGAGAACCAGGTCATAATTTTTACAGAGTGGATGGGCCGTTCTCCTGAAATAATTGAGAACCAGGTTACCTATCCGATTGTTTCAGGGCTTCAAGGTTTACCTGATGTCAAGGCTGTCAGAGCCTCGTCAATGTTTGGTATGTCTTTTGTATTTGTGATCTTTAAAGATAATGTAGATCTTTACTTTGCAAGGAACCGAGTACTGGAAAGAATGAATACAATCCAGGCTCAATTGCCCTCGGGAGTGGTTCCGTCTCTTGGTCCCGATGGAACAGGAGTTGGCCATGTATTTTGGTACACCTTAAAGGGGGACAACCAGGACCTGGGGACTCTGCGTTCCATTCAGGACTGGTATGTTAGATACAAATTATCAGCTGTCGATGGAGTAGCCGAGGTAGCAAGTATCGGAGGTTTTGTTAAGCAGTATCAGGTTGATGTAAATCCAACGGACTTGCGCGGTTATAATTTAACCGTCAGCGATGTGGTAAATGCTGTCCAAAGAAGTAACAATGAAGTCGGGGGCAAGATATTGGAAGTAAATGATGCCGAGTATTTTGTACGGGGGCAAGGTTACATTAAAACAATTGAGGATGTTGAAAACACAGTTATTAGAGGTGGTCCTAACGGTATTCCCATCATGATAAAAGATGTTGCAAAAGTACAGTTGGGCGGGGATATCAGAAGGGGTTCTCTTGAGCTGAATGGAGAGGGTCAGGCTGTCGGTGGTATAATTGTGATGCGAACCGGTGAGAATGCTCAAAAAGTAATTGAGCGAGTTAAGGAGAAAATAAAAGAGATCACTCCGGGGTTGCCCGATGGGGTCGAGATTGTAAGTTCTTATGATCGAAGTACCTTGATCCATGAAGCCGTGGGAACTTTGGAACGGGCTCTGATCGAGGCCTCAATAACAGTTGCAATAATGGTAATGATTTTTCTTTTACATTTCAGAAGTATTATCAGAATACTAATTGAACTTCCGATTTCCATCCTGATTGCATTCATATTAATGTATATTTTTGATATCTCGTCAAATATTATGAGTTTGGGAGGCATAATACTTGCGGTGGGGGTAATCGTGGATTCCTCTATAGTTCTTGTTGAAAATGCATATCGCAATCTGGCAAGAGCTATTTCTGAAAAAGGGGCTCTTACCAAAGAAGAGTACACCAGGATTTCGGTTGATTCTGCCAAACAGGTAGGTAGAGCTATCTTTTTTTCCGAACTTATTATTCTGGTCTCCTTTCTACCCGTCTTTCTTCTCACCGGGCAGGAAGGGAAGATGTTCCAACCCTTGGCATTTACGAAATCATTCGCAATGCTTGGCTCAGCAATAGTGGTCATTTCTTTGATACCTGTTTTGATGACAATGCTTATGAGAGGGAACTTCAAGCCTGAAGATAAGAATCCGACAACCAGATTTTTCAAAAGACTGTACGAGCCGATAATTCACTGGGTGCTGAAACATAGAAAAATTACAATCGCCCTTAATTTAATTGCATTAGTAATCACGATACCAATGATCCTTGATACGGGGAGTGAATTTATGCCACCCCTTGATGAAGGATCAATTTTATATATGCCTGTTACCCTTCCGGGTGCATCAATTTCAGAAGTGAACAGAATTCTTCAGGAACAGGATAAAATAATAAAGGCAGTACCGGAAGTACATCATGTTTTAGGAAAAGCAGGAAGGGCAGAGACTGCAACAGATAATGCCCCTCTAAGTATGATCGAGACGATTATTTTGTTAAAGCCAAAAAGCGAATGGCGTCCCGGAATTACGAAACAGGATATTATTGCTGAATTGGACTCGAAACTGCAAATTCCGGGAGTGAGAAACGGGTGGACACAACCTATTATCAACAGAATAAACATGCTTTCAACCGGAGTGAGAACCGATGTAGGATTTAAAATTTTCGGTTCTAATTTGGATACTCTTGAAGAATATGCCATTAAAGCCGAACAATTGCTAAAGACAGTTGATGGTGCCGCGGATGTTGTGGCAGAGCGGGTTCAAAACGGCTACTATCTCGATATCAAGGTTAAAAGAGATGCTGCCGCACGCTATGGCGTAAATATTTCTGATATTCAGGACATCATTGAAACTGCAATAGGAGGCCAAAATCTCGGTGTAGTAATCGAGAACAGAATGAGATTCCCAATTCGCATGCGTTATGAAAAAGATTATCGAAATAATATTGAAGATATTGAAAATTTGATAATACCGGTTGCAATCGCAGGAGGCATGCCCTCGCAATCCTCCGGTATGAATCTATCGGGAGGCAGTAAGGGTGGCAGTTCTTCAAGCGGAGGAATGTCTTCCATGGGAAAAACGAGTAACGCCAGTGTCATTCCTTCCTCAGTTGAAGATGCTAATAATTCATCACTGACATCGAATGACGAGAACTCAATAACATATATGCCTCTGGCTGAACTTGCGGAAATTAAAACATTAACCGGTCCTCCGATGATCAGCAGTGAGGACGGAATGTTGCGTTCCATAGTTTTTATGAATACGCGCGGGAGAGATATGGGTAATGTTATGGTGGATGCAAAGAAGGTAATCGAAGAAAATTTGAATCTGCCTCCGGGATACAGCTATACCTGGAGCGGGCAGTATGAAAGTAAGGTTCGAGCCCAGGAGACAATGGAATATATTATGCCGGTGGTGTTTATGATAATCTTTCTTTTGTTGTACATGACTTTGAAAAACTATGTTGAAGCAGGTGTGGTTATGTTGTCAGTTCCCTTTGCATTGATTGGTGGTATGTATATGGTTTACGCTTTGGGTTATAACTTTTCAGTGGCTGTCTGGGTGGGTTTCATAGCCCTCTATGGAATTGCTGTAGAGACAGGCGTGGTAATGGTGATTTATCTTCATGAGGCATTGGACAAAAAACTTCGCGATTATCATAATGGCAAGAGAGGTCCGATAACAAAAGAAGATATTTATGATGCTACTGTTGAGGGATCTGTTCTCCGATTGCGTCCCAAATTAATGACAGTCGCAACAGCACTGGTTGGTTTGGTCCCCATTATGTGGTCAACAGGTACAGGGGCAGATGTAATGAAACCCTTGACTGCTCCAATGATAGGCGGGCTTCTTACATCTGCAGTGCATGTTCTTGTGGTTACTCCAATTCTCTTCGCTATGATGAAGGAGCATGCTCTTGAGAAGGGGAAGCTTGACATATCAAAAATGGCTGAATGGATGAAGGAGGCAGATTAA
- a CDS encoding sigma-54 dependent transcriptional regulator, producing the protein MEKILIIDDDESIRESLVTLLRRWKYFAIPAENGIQGIELALSENPDLIISDIRMPKMSGLEVLDELHRLKLSIHLIIITAHDDMSTTIQAIQKGAYDFVEKPIETERLRISIQRALENKRLSETIKVISSNTEVNVENTIIGKTEKMKEIFKKIGSVSDNRVTVLIRGESGTGKELVAKAIHYGGVTRNFPFVAINCTAITESLLESELFGHVKGAFTGSVKNKKGKFELADRGTIFLDEISEMSFNLQAKLLRVLQEREFESVGGNDTIPVRARIIAATNNNLEKLVEEKKFREDLYFRLNVVNFELPPLRERREDIPLLINHFVRKINLELHKSVMKVPDEVIKYLQEYSWTGNVRELENLLMQAIVLTKGDMLLMENILVKKQEDTGHRPEDVLLSLEQIERQHIEKVLNYFKWDKTRSAESLGISLPTLYSKIKNFKIENDF; encoded by the coding sequence ATGGAAAAAATATTAATTATCGATGATGATGAGTCTATCAGAGAGTCGCTCGTAACTTTGTTAAGGAGGTGGAAATATTTTGCAATCCCTGCGGAGAATGGGATACAAGGAATTGAGCTTGCGCTGTCTGAAAATCCTGATCTTATTATTTCCGATATCCGAATGCCGAAAATGAGCGGACTGGAAGTTTTGGATGAACTTCATAGATTAAAACTCTCAATTCATCTGATTATCATTACAGCACACGATGACATGTCGACCACGATTCAGGCGATACAGAAGGGGGCTTATGACTTTGTTGAGAAACCAATAGAGACAGAAAGGCTAAGAATTTCCATACAACGAGCTCTTGAAAACAAAAGATTGAGCGAGACTATTAAAGTGATCTCCTCCAATACGGAAGTAAATGTAGAGAACACAATTATTGGTAAAACCGAAAAGATGAAGGAAATATTTAAGAAAATAGGTTCAGTTTCAGATAATAGAGTAACCGTGTTGATCAGGGGCGAGAGTGGAACGGGCAAAGAACTGGTAGCGAAGGCAATCCACTATGGAGGGGTTACCAGAAATTTTCCTTTTGTTGCGATTAACTGCACTGCGATTACTGAGTCTCTGCTTGAAAGTGAGCTTTTTGGTCATGTTAAAGGTGCGTTTACAGGTTCTGTCAAAAATAAGAAAGGGAAATTCGAATTGGCTGACAGAGGAACAATTTTCCTCGACGAGATATCAGAAATGTCTTTTAATCTTCAAGCGAAACTTCTCAGGGTACTTCAGGAAAGGGAATTTGAATCTGTTGGTGGGAACGATACAATTCCTGTAAGAGCCAGGATTATTGCTGCGACAAACAACAATTTGGAGAAATTGGTGGAAGAGAAAAAATTCAGGGAAGACCTCTATTTCAGGTTAAATGTCGTCAACTTTGAGCTTCCCCCATTAAGAGAAAGACGGGAAGATATTCCACTTCTCATCAACCATTTCGTCAGAAAAATTAATTTGGAACTCCATAAGTCGGTGATGAAAGTACCTGACGAGGTAATTAAATATTTGCAGGAATATTCGTGGACAGGTAATGTTCGTGAGTTGGAAAACCTTTTAATGCAGGCAATTGTACTTACAAAGGGGGATATGCTTCTGATGGAAAATATTTTAGTGAAAAAACAAGAGGATACCGGGCATAGACCGGAAGATGTGCTGCTTAGTCTCGAACAGATTGAGCGACAGCACATTGAGAAAGTTTTAAACTACTTTAAGTGGGATAAAACAAGGTCTGCAGAGTCTCTTGGGATATCGCTCCCCACATTATACAGTAAGATTAAGAATTTCAAAATTGAAAACGATTTTTAA